Genomic segment of Juglans microcarpa x Juglans regia isolate MS1-56 chromosome 7S, Jm3101_v1.0, whole genome shotgun sequence:
TTCGTCGTTGTTTCCGAACCTCTTTTATGGGCCAAGAAAAAACCGGAAGAATCCTTTTTCGAGTCTCCTCCTTCTTTCCGAGTAACAGCTTCTGAAATATCAATCTCAGGTTAGTTCACTTCTCTTACAAATTTCCTTTCGTGTAGTTGGTTAGTTGTTTTTTCGTTCTTTACTGTGGACTCTGGACTTTGCGAGTAAAGAGTATCCCAGTCAACCGAAATTGGGTAAGTCAAGTTTTTGGATTTCTTACCAAATTTGTTTCGCCATGTGAATAAGGATGTTTCAGGTTTTTCGGGTGTTCATATTTCTAGCTAGGTATGCTTTGAGAAGAATATATGTGGAGAGTTGGATTGGGTTTTTACTTACTCGTGTTTGTCTTGAATTTGTCTCAGGATATGATGTTATGAGGGCTACGGTTTTGCAGGTACAGAATTTTGAGCACTTGGTATGCATTCAAAAGTAATCTGCTAGTCTTCTCTTTTTTAATCTGTACCTCCCCGTCCCTTTGCTGGAAATCTTGATGACAATGGTTCTGAATTGCCGACTTCTTGCTGCCATTATCGTTGCTCCTCTCTTGCTGCTACTTAGTTGTAGTTTGAGTTATGGTACCGAGACCGACATTTACTGCTTAAGAAAATTGAAGGAATCACTTGAGGATCCTTATAATTACTTGAAATCTTCATGGAATTTTGACAACAATACCGAGGGCTTCATCTGTAAATTTACGGGGGTTGATTGTTGGCATCCTGATGAGAACAAGGTTTTAAATATACGGCTTTCAGATATGGGGCTAAAGGGCCAGTTTCCTCGTAGCATTCAGAATTGCTCGAGCTTAACAGGGTTAGATCTTTCTAGCAACGAACTGTTTGGAAGTATTCCGCAAGATATCTACAACATTTTATCTTATGTGACAGTTCTTGATCTCTCATCTAATAATTTATCGGGGGAGATCCCTGTTAGCCTTTCGAATTGTACTTATTTGAATACACTTAAACTCGACCATAACAGGTTGACTGGTCAGATTCCTCTACAACTTAGCCAGCTTCCTCGGATTAAGACATTTAGTGTGGCGAACAATCTTTTGACAGGGCCAGTCCCTTCCTTTGCCAATGATTCAATTCTAGCAGATAGTTATGCAAATAATCCTGGACTATGTGGGAAACCTTTGGATCCTTGCCAGTCAGCTCCAAAGAAGTCTCGCACTGTACTTATTGTGGCAGCAGCAGTTGGTGGGGTAACTGTTTCAGCCTTAGGTGTGACTATTGGTATGTTCTTCTTGTTACGTAGAGTGTCTGTGAAGAAGAAGGACGATGACCCTGAAGGAAACAAATGGGCAAAGAGTTTAAAGGGAACTAAAGGCATCAAGGCAAGCTAACTTAATGGACCTTTTCTTGATCCATAAATTATTGTGACGAGAgtggtttcattttttttacttttttgcctttgatctctctccctctgtctctctctccacacatgtatatatgtgcatatttttaaatataaagacagacacacacaaacacacgcATATGCATTTACATATTTTACCGAATTTCTGTGATTGCTTATTCAAGCTACTGTATTATAGTTGAAATAAAGCTATTTTGCTTCAGGTATCCATGTTTGAAATGTCAGCTTCGAAAATGAGAGTCAATGATCTCATGAAGGCTACTAACAACTTTAGCAAAGACAATATCATTGGGTCAGGAAGAACAGGAACCATGTACAAAGCCGTCCTTGATGATGGCACTCCGCTTATGGTTAAGAGGTTGCAGGAATCTCAACACTCCGAGAAAGAATTTTTGTCTGAAATGGGTACCCTTGGGAGTGTAAAACACCATAACTTGGTTCCCCTTCTAGGTTTTTGTGTGGCTAAGAAGGAGAGGCTTTTGGTTTACAAGCACATGCCAAATGGTACCCTTTATGATCAACTGCATCATGTTCCTGATGGTGGCAAGCTTATGGAGTGGCCTTTGAGGCTAAAGATTGGGATAGGGGCAGCCAGAGCATTAGCATGGCTCCATCATAACTGCAATCCCCGTATTATCCACCGAAACATAAGCTCCAAATGCATCTTACTGGATGTGGATTTTGAGCCCAAAATATCTGATTTTGGCCTTGCTAGGCTCATGAACCCAATTGATACACATATGAGTACTTTTGTGAATGGGGAGTTTGGGGATTTGGGTTATGTCGCTCCTGAGTATGCACGAACTCTGGTGGCTACTCCAAAGGGTGATATTTACAGCTTTGGAACTGTGCTTCTTGAGTTGGTGACTGGTGAGAGACCTACACATGTCGCTAAAGCTCCTGAAGACTTCAAAGGAAATTTGGTAGAATGGATTACACAGCTGTCGAGCAACTCCCAACTCCATTATGCCATCGATAAATCGTTGGTTGGGACCGGTGTGGATGGTGAGACTTTTCAGTTTCTTAAAGTTGCATGTAGTTGTGTAGCATCAAATCCCAAGGACAGGCCTACTATGTTTGAAGTGTACCAGCTTCTAAGAGCTATTGGTGAACGATACAATTTCACAATTGAGGATGAGATGCTGATGCCTTCCGACACTGGTGATGCTAATTACATGGAGGAACTTATTGTTGCTCATGAGGTAAAGGAGAAGAATTGATAAGGTCTTTTGACTGACTTAtcgaaagaaaaaatgataagtTATGGCAAAGGCATATTAATAAATGTCTCCATAATCGTTACTT
This window contains:
- the LOC121240400 gene encoding probably inactive leucine-rich repeat receptor-like protein kinase At5g48380, translating into MTMVLNCRLLAAIIVAPLLLLLSCSLSYGTETDIYCLRKLKESLEDPYNYLKSSWNFDNNTEGFICKFTGVDCWHPDENKVLNIRLSDMGLKGQFPRSIQNCSSLTGLDLSSNELFGSIPQDIYNILSYVTVLDLSSNNLSGEIPVSLSNCTYLNTLKLDHNRLTGQIPLQLSQLPRIKTFSVANNLLTGPVPSFANDSILADSYANNPGLCGKPLDPCQSAPKKSRTVLIVAAAVGGVTVSALGVTIGMFFLLRRVSVKKKDDDPEGNKWAKSLKGTKGIKVSMFEMSASKMRVNDLMKATNNFSKDNIIGSGRTGTMYKAVLDDGTPLMVKRLQESQHSEKEFLSEMGTLGSVKHHNLVPLLGFCVAKKERLLVYKHMPNGTLYDQLHHVPDGGKLMEWPLRLKIGIGAARALAWLHHNCNPRIIHRNISSKCILLDVDFEPKISDFGLARLMNPIDTHMSTFVNGEFGDLGYVAPEYARTLVATPKGDIYSFGTVLLELVTGERPTHVAKAPEDFKGNLVEWITQLSSNSQLHYAIDKSLVGTGVDGETFQFLKVACSCVASNPKDRPTMFEVYQLLRAIGERYNFTIEDEMLMPSDTGDANYMEELIVAHEVKEKN